The following proteins come from a genomic window of Microbacterium sp. JZ31:
- a CDS encoding 4-hydroxy-3-methylbut-2-enyl diphosphate reductase, whose translation MSATAISLPVPAVPARRAQVRREPLQDIPVPGQKRVLLAAPRGYCAGVDRAVVAVEKALERYGAPVYVRKQIVHNIHVVTELEAKGAIFVEEVDEVPAGAHVVFSAHGVSPAVVNAASDRGLQAIDATCPLVTKVHREAVRFARDDYQILLIGHDGHEEVEGTAGEAPDHVTIVNSPEEADTVEVADPNRVVWLSQTTLSVDETMETVRRLRERFPQLQDPPSDDICYATQNRQVAIKKVAREADLVIVVGSANSSNSVRLVEVALEHGAKAAYRVDYADEVRQEWLEGVETVGVTSGASVPEVLVQEVLAELSGAGYRDVEEVRTAEEDLMFSLPKELRQDASGRRDARAIGGRGRA comes from the coding sequence GTGAGCGCCACCGCCATCTCGTTGCCCGTGCCCGCCGTCCCGGCACGCCGTGCGCAGGTCCGTCGCGAGCCCCTACAGGATATCCCGGTCCCCGGACAGAAGCGGGTCCTGCTGGCGGCTCCCCGCGGGTACTGCGCGGGCGTCGACCGCGCGGTCGTCGCCGTCGAGAAGGCGCTCGAGCGCTATGGTGCGCCCGTGTACGTGCGCAAGCAGATCGTGCACAACATCCACGTGGTGACCGAGCTCGAGGCGAAGGGCGCGATCTTCGTGGAGGAGGTCGACGAGGTGCCGGCGGGTGCGCACGTGGTCTTCAGCGCGCACGGCGTCTCGCCCGCGGTCGTCAACGCCGCGTCCGACCGCGGCCTGCAGGCGATCGACGCCACCTGCCCGCTCGTGACGAAGGTGCACCGCGAGGCCGTCCGCTTCGCGCGCGATGACTACCAGATCCTGCTCATCGGCCACGATGGCCATGAGGAGGTCGAGGGCACGGCGGGCGAGGCCCCGGACCACGTGACGATCGTGAACTCGCCCGAGGAGGCCGACACGGTCGAGGTCGCCGACCCGAATCGGGTCGTGTGGCTGTCGCAGACGACGCTCTCGGTGGACGAGACGATGGAGACCGTGCGCCGCCTGCGCGAGCGCTTCCCGCAGCTGCAGGATCCGCCGTCCGACGACATCTGCTACGCGACGCAGAACCGCCAGGTCGCGATCAAGAAGGTCGCCCGCGAGGCCGATCTCGTGATCGTGGTCGGTTCGGCGAACTCGTCCAACAGTGTCCGGCTGGTCGAGGTCGCGCTCGAGCACGGCGCCAAGGCCGCCTATCGCGTCGACTACGCCGACGAGGTGCGCCAGGAGTGGCTCGAGGGCGTCGAGACGGTCGGCGTCACGAGCGGGGCATCCGTGCCCGAGGTGCTCGTGCAGGAGGTGCTCGCCGAGCTCTCCGGCGCCGGCTACCGCGACGTCGAGGAGGTGCGCACGGCGGAGGAGGACCTGATGTTCTCGCTGCCGAAGGAGCTGCGCCAGGACGCCAGCGGCCGCCGCGACGCTCGCGCGATCGGCGGCCGGGGCCGGGCGTGA
- a CDS encoding exodeoxyribonuclease VII small subunit, whose translation MDPVTSDIADPSLPDVATLSFEQARDELVRVVGELEQGAPTLEHSLALWERGEALAARCDEWLRGAKRRLEAAQAAGDTEGDA comes from the coding sequence ATGGATCCCGTGACCTCCGACATCGCCGACCCCTCGCTCCCGGACGTCGCCACCCTCTCGTTCGAGCAGGCGCGCGACGAGCTCGTCCGCGTCGTCGGCGAACTCGAGCAGGGCGCGCCCACCCTCGAGCACTCGCTCGCGCTGTGGGAGCGCGGCGAGGCGCTCGCGGCCCGCTGCGACGAGTGGCTGCGCGGCGCCAAGCGCCGCCTCGAGGCCGCTCAGGCCGCGGGCGACACCGAAGGCGACGCCTGA
- a CDS encoding carbonic anhydrase → MTQMTPDEAWQTMLEGNARFVAGEPEHPHQDVERRHDIAAAQTPRAALFGCSDSRLSAEIIFDLGLGDLFVVRNAGQVVGDSIVGSLEYAVEVLKVPLIVVLGHDACGAVRAAIESTHADAPPLPPTIWRLIAPIVPAVRRVLRAGAAEGVTPETVDADSVGREHLRDTVSALLQRSEIITTAVAERRLAVVGANYRLAEGTVVPDVILGTAHDAA, encoded by the coding sequence ATGACGCAGATGACGCCCGACGAGGCCTGGCAGACGATGCTCGAGGGGAACGCCCGCTTCGTGGCCGGCGAACCCGAGCACCCCCATCAGGACGTCGAGCGCCGTCACGACATCGCCGCGGCTCAGACCCCGCGCGCCGCGCTGTTCGGCTGCTCCGACTCCCGTCTGTCGGCCGAGATCATCTTCGACCTCGGTCTCGGCGACCTGTTCGTGGTGCGCAACGCGGGCCAGGTGGTGGGCGACTCGATCGTCGGCAGCCTCGAGTACGCCGTCGAGGTGCTCAAGGTGCCGCTCATCGTCGTGCTCGGCCACGACGCGTGCGGTGCGGTGCGCGCCGCGATCGAGAGCACGCACGCCGACGCGCCCCCGCTGCCCCCCACGATCTGGCGCCTGATCGCACCGATCGTGCCCGCCGTGCGCCGCGTGCTGCGCGCCGGCGCCGCCGAGGGTGTCACGCCCGAGACCGTCGACGCCGACTCCGTCGGCCGCGAGCACCTGCGCGACACCGTGTCGGCCCTGCTGCAGCGCTCCGAGATCATCACGACCGCCGTCGCCGAGCGACGCCTCGCAGTCGTCGGCGCGAACTACCGCCTGGCCGAGGGCACGGTCGTGCCCGACGTCATCCTGGGCACCGCGCACGACGCCGCGTGA
- a CDS encoding DUF4245 family protein, producing MAKEPRVVAELGRPETAEETAVRKAANSKAYRDSQNFRNLVVALLATLAIVLVIFFAVPRGEPAPRPTIDPAQVAAEAGSQFPTVIVPAVPEDLGWTVNQAQFEGAEWHIVYLPADQSFLRFAQGFGADETWAAQVLGGSAPTDELVIGDITWQVYEVDPGENGNVTYALGTQAGPDHILLYGSSTPEKTAEAAEIVAPDVRALMEESE from the coding sequence ATGGCCAAGGAACCGCGCGTCGTCGCCGAGCTCGGCCGCCCGGAGACCGCCGAGGAGACGGCGGTGCGGAAGGCCGCGAACTCGAAGGCGTACCGCGACAGCCAGAACTTCCGGAACCTCGTCGTCGCCCTGCTCGCGACGCTCGCGATCGTCCTGGTGATCTTCTTCGCCGTGCCCCGCGGTGAGCCGGCGCCCCGCCCCACGATCGATCCCGCGCAGGTCGCGGCCGAGGCCGGGTCCCAGTTCCCGACCGTCATCGTGCCCGCCGTGCCCGAGGACCTCGGCTGGACCGTCAATCAGGCCCAGTTCGAAGGCGCCGAGTGGCACATCGTCTACCTGCCCGCCGATCAAAGCTTCCTGCGCTTCGCGCAGGGCTTCGGTGCGGACGAGACGTGGGCCGCGCAGGTCCTCGGCGGTTCCGCGCCGACCGACGAGCTCGTGATCGGCGACATCACGTGGCAGGTGTACGAGGTCGACCCGGGCGAGAACGGCAACGTCACGTACGCGCTCGGCACCCAGGCCGGGCCCGACCACATCCTGCTGTACGGGTCGTCGACCCCGGAGAAGACCGCGGAGGCGGCGGAGATCGTCGCGCCGGACGTGCGCGCGCTGATGGAGGAGAGCGAATGA
- the xseA gene encoding exodeoxyribonuclease VII large subunit: MTSFQPVAVAGEAPPPDSVAPRDSTPAAPTSIHRLNQTIKGFIERWGSVWVEGEITSWNVRAGAVYARLKDLQGDAQISIRIWSSARNRMPADLKVGDHVIACVKADFYPRGGDFSFQVSAMRHVGLGEQLERLEKLRAQLRAEGLFDPSRKKPLPFLPHCIGLITGERSDAEKDVHRNAELRWPQVRFRTEYAAVQGDRCVPETLAALGRLDTDPNVDVIVIARGGGDPQTLLGFSDERLLRAVAAAQTPVVSAIGHENDHPLLDDVADLRASTPTDAAKRVVPDVGEQRAIVAQLRSRLTMRLTQRISHDIAQLEQLRSRPSLRSPQHLIRTRTQDVWQLVSRGRDLAERRVEQGLLRTAELRASLRALSPAATLARGYAIAHADGGVILRDADQAPAGTRIVVTLERGSLGATSTGEVAEGPTSAGRSSAAGGPAAAGNAGK, encoded by the coding sequence ATGACGTCGTTCCAGCCCGTCGCCGTCGCAGGCGAGGCGCCGCCGCCCGACAGCGTCGCACCCCGTGACTCCACGCCCGCCGCACCCACGTCGATCCATCGCCTCAACCAGACGATCAAGGGCTTCATCGAGCGCTGGGGATCCGTCTGGGTGGAGGGCGAGATCACGTCGTGGAACGTGCGCGCAGGCGCCGTCTACGCCCGGCTGAAGGACCTGCAAGGCGACGCCCAGATCTCGATCCGCATCTGGTCGAGCGCGCGCAACCGGATGCCCGCCGATCTGAAGGTCGGCGACCACGTGATCGCCTGCGTGAAGGCCGACTTCTATCCGCGCGGCGGCGACTTCTCGTTCCAGGTGTCCGCGATGCGGCACGTCGGGCTCGGCGAGCAGCTCGAACGTCTCGAGAAGCTGCGCGCGCAGCTGCGCGCCGAGGGGCTGTTCGACCCGTCGCGCAAGAAGCCGCTGCCGTTCCTGCCGCACTGCATCGGCCTCATCACGGGCGAGCGCAGCGACGCCGAGAAGGACGTGCACCGCAACGCCGAGCTGCGCTGGCCGCAGGTGCGCTTCCGCACCGAGTACGCCGCCGTGCAGGGCGACCGCTGCGTGCCGGAGACGCTCGCGGCTCTGGGGCGCCTGGACACGGACCCCAACGTCGACGTGATCGTGATCGCGCGCGGCGGCGGCGACCCGCAGACCCTGCTGGGCTTCAGCGACGAGCGCCTGCTGCGCGCGGTCGCGGCCGCGCAGACCCCCGTCGTGAGCGCGATCGGGCACGAGAACGATCACCCGCTGCTCGACGACGTGGCCGACCTGCGCGCCTCGACCCCCACGGATGCGGCGAAGCGCGTCGTGCCGGACGTCGGAGAGCAGCGCGCGATCGTCGCGCAGCTGCGCTCGCGCCTGACGATGCGGCTGACGCAGCGCATCTCGCACGACATCGCCCAGCTCGAGCAGCTGCGTTCGCGCCCCTCGCTGCGCTCGCCCCAGCACCTCATCCGCACGCGCACGCAGGACGTGTGGCAGCTCGTCAGCCGCGGGCGCGACCTCGCCGAGCGCCGTGTCGAGCAGGGGCTGCTGCGGACGGCCGAGCTGCGCGCGTCGCTGCGCGCACTGTCCCCAGCCGCGACCCTGGCGCGCGGCTACGCGATCGCGCACGCGGACGGCGGCGTCATCCTGCGCGACGCGGATCAGGCGCCCGCCGGCACGCGGATCGTCGTGACGCTGGAGCGCGGATCGCTCGGGGCGACGTCCACGGGCGAGGTCGCGGAGGGACCGACGAGCGCGGGCCGGTCGTCCGCTGCCGGCGGACCGGCGGCGGCGGGAAACGCCGGAAAGTAG
- a CDS encoding class II fumarate hydratase: MTEIEYRIEHDTMGEVRVPASALYRAQTQRAVENFPISGKGLESTQIAALARIKKAAALANKDLGTLDGTIADAIAAAADEVVSGAHDAHFPVDTYQTGSGTSSNMNMNEVLATLATQKLGADVHPNDHVNASQSSNDVFPTSVHVAVTQALIQDLVPALDHLAKAFEEKAELWKDAVKSGRTHLMDATPVTLGQEFGGYARQMRLGIERVEAALPRVAEVPLGGTAVGTGINTPLGFPQKVIELLAAETGLPITEAKDHFEAQANRDGLVEASGALRTIAVSLTKINNDLRWMGSGPNTGLGELHIPDLQPGSSIMPGKVNPVVPEAVLMVAARVIGNDATVAWAGASGAFELNVAIPVMGTALLESIRLLANASRVLADKTVKGLEANLERAAAFAGMSPSIVTPLNKLIGYEAAAKIAKHSVAKGITVREAVIDLGYVERGEITEAQLDEKLDLLSMTHAG, from the coding sequence GTGACCGAGATCGAGTACCGCATCGAGCACGACACGATGGGCGAGGTGCGCGTGCCCGCGTCTGCGCTCTACCGCGCGCAGACCCAGCGCGCGGTGGAGAACTTCCCGATCTCGGGCAAGGGCCTGGAGTCGACCCAGATCGCCGCGCTCGCGCGGATCAAGAAGGCCGCCGCGCTGGCGAACAAGGATCTCGGCACGCTCGACGGCACGATCGCCGACGCCATCGCGGCCGCGGCGGACGAGGTCGTGTCGGGCGCGCACGACGCGCACTTCCCCGTGGACACGTACCAGACCGGATCCGGCACGTCGTCGAACATGAACATGAACGAGGTGCTCGCCACGCTCGCGACGCAGAAGCTCGGCGCCGACGTGCACCCGAACGACCACGTCAACGCGTCGCAGTCGTCGAACGACGTCTTCCCCACCTCCGTGCACGTCGCCGTGACGCAGGCGCTGATCCAGGACCTGGTCCCCGCACTCGACCATCTCGCGAAGGCCTTCGAGGAGAAGGCGGAGCTGTGGAAGGACGCCGTCAAGTCGGGCCGCACGCACCTGATGGACGCCACGCCCGTGACGCTGGGCCAGGAGTTCGGCGGCTACGCCCGCCAGATGCGCCTCGGCATCGAGCGCGTCGAGGCGGCGCTCCCCCGTGTCGCCGAGGTGCCGCTCGGCGGCACGGCCGTCGGCACGGGCATCAACACGCCGCTGGGCTTCCCGCAGAAGGTCATCGAGCTGCTCGCGGCCGAGACCGGCCTGCCGATCACCGAGGCGAAGGACCACTTCGAGGCGCAGGCCAACCGCGACGGCCTCGTCGAGGCCTCGGGCGCGCTGCGCACGATCGCCGTGTCGCTCACGAAGATCAACAACGACCTGCGCTGGATGGGCTCGGGGCCGAACACGGGCCTGGGCGAGCTGCACATCCCCGACCTTCAGCCCGGCTCGTCGATCATGCCCGGCAAGGTCAACCCGGTCGTGCCGGAGGCCGTGCTCATGGTCGCCGCGCGCGTGATCGGCAACGACGCCACGGTGGCGTGGGCCGGCGCGTCCGGCGCGTTCGAGCTCAACGTCGCGATCCCCGTGATGGGCACCGCGCTGCTCGAATCGATCCGACTGCTCGCGAACGCCTCGCGTGTGCTCGCCGACAAGACCGTCAAGGGCCTCGAGGCGAACCTCGAGCGCGCCGCCGCGTTCGCCGGCATGAGCCCGTCGATCGTGACGCCGCTCAACAAGCTGATCGGCTACGAGGCGGCCGCGAAGATCGCCAAGCACTCGGTCGCCAAGGGCATCACGGTCCGCGAGGCCGTGATCGACCTCGGCTACGTCGAGCGCGGCGAGATCACCGAGGCTCAGCTCGACGAGAAGCTCGACCTGCTCTCCATGACGCACGCGGGCTGA
- a CDS encoding DUF6264 family protein: MTDSESAAMSGDRPRPQYGEYATPEEQAARIQQPLPPLAPVAPPAAAEPTPSRRALTPGRILDRAVAIGLLVYGVLSLVSAIPATLDPAPLLTMLGLDADEVGLTATGAWGIAAAITLVFGWLVTAWATYAAHRRGWVVFWIPFVGGFVFNAISAILITAALLSDPAVLDAVMRQSGA, from the coding sequence GTGACCGATTCGGAATCCGCGGCGATGTCGGGGGACAGGCCGCGACCGCAGTACGGCGAGTACGCGACACCCGAGGAGCAGGCCGCGCGCATCCAGCAGCCGCTTCCGCCGCTGGCGCCGGTCGCGCCGCCCGCTGCGGCGGAGCCCACGCCGTCGCGCCGCGCGCTGACGCCCGGCCGGATCCTCGACCGCGCGGTCGCGATCGGGCTGCTCGTCTACGGCGTGCTGAGCCTGGTGAGCGCGATCCCGGCGACGCTGGATCCCGCGCCGCTGCTCACCATGCTGGGTCTCGACGCGGACGAGGTCGGCCTCACCGCGACCGGAGCGTGGGGGATCGCCGCCGCGATCACGCTCGTTTTCGGCTGGCTGGTGACCGCATGGGCGACGTATGCCGCCCATCGCCGCGGCTGGGTCGTGTTCTGGATCCCGTTCGTGGGCGGCTTCGTGTTCAACGCGATCTCGGCCATCCTCATCACGGCCGCGCTGCTGTCGGACCCGGCGGTGCTGGACGCGGTGATGCGCCAGTCGGGCGCCTGA
- the fbaA gene encoding class II fructose-bisphosphate aldolase, whose translation MAFATPDQYAEMLDRAKAGGFAYPAINVSSSQTINAVLQGLQEAGSDGILQVTTGGADYFAGHTVKNRAVGAIAMAEYVKRVAASYDITVAVHTDHCPKDALDSFLLPILAASEEQVKAGGAPIFHSHMWDGSAVPLDENIQIASELLPRLHNINAILEIEVGVVGGEEDGVKHEGSNEALYTTVADVAKAVEALGLGDKGRYISALTFGNVHGVYKPGGVKLRPELLGEIQEGIAEQFGTDAKPLDLVFHGGSGSTDEEIATAVGNGVIKMNIDTDTQYAFTRSIAGYMLSHYEGVLKVDGEVGNKKQYDPRAWGKVAETAMAARVVEATKQLGSYGQSQR comes from the coding sequence ATGGCCTTCGCCACCCCGGATCAGTACGCAGAGATGCTCGACCGCGCAAAGGCGGGCGGCTTCGCGTATCCGGCGATCAACGTCTCGAGCTCGCAGACGATCAACGCGGTTCTGCAGGGTCTCCAGGAGGCCGGCAGCGACGGAATCCTGCAGGTCACGACCGGTGGCGCCGACTACTTCGCCGGCCACACCGTCAAGAACCGTGCCGTGGGCGCGATCGCGATGGCCGAGTACGTCAAGCGCGTCGCGGCGTCGTACGACATCACCGTCGCGGTGCACACCGACCACTGCCCCAAGGACGCGCTGGACAGCTTCCTGCTGCCGATCCTCGCGGCCTCCGAGGAGCAGGTGAAGGCCGGCGGCGCGCCGATCTTCCACTCGCACATGTGGGACGGCTCGGCCGTGCCGCTCGACGAGAACATCCAGATCGCGAGCGAGCTGCTCCCCCGCCTGCACAACATCAACGCGATCCTCGAGATCGAGGTCGGCGTTGTCGGCGGCGAGGAGGACGGCGTCAAGCACGAGGGCTCGAACGAGGCCCTGTACACGACGGTCGCGGATGTCGCGAAGGCCGTCGAGGCGCTGGGGCTGGGCGACAAGGGCCGCTACATCTCGGCCCTGACCTTCGGCAACGTGCACGGCGTCTACAAGCCCGGAGGCGTCAAGCTCCGTCCCGAGCTGCTGGGCGAGATCCAGGAGGGCATCGCGGAGCAGTTCGGCACGGACGCGAAGCCGCTCGACCTCGTCTTCCACGGCGGCAGCGGCTCGACGGACGAGGAGATCGCGACCGCGGTCGGCAACGGCGTCATCAAGATGAACATCGACACCGACACGCAGTACGCGTTCACGCGCTCGATCGCCGGGTACATGCTCTCCCACTATGAGGGCGTGCTGAAGGTCGACGGCGAGGTCGGCAACAAGAAGCAGTACGACCCGCGCGCGTGGGGCAAGGTCGCCGAGACGGCGATGGCCGCCCGCGTGGTCGAGGCCACCAAGCAGCTCGGCTCGTACGGCCAGTCGCAGCGCTGA
- a CDS encoding endonuclease/exonuclease/phosphatase family protein, whose translation MPLRTQTRGLIAAAATVALALGTAAPALGASPAPTDRQDGGHGHHGDRDRSLRVATYNLSLNRNEPGQLVRDLSTGADPQARTVAEIIQRAQPDVVLLNEFDYVEGGEAADLFRENYLEVGQNGARAAEYPYAFVAPSNTGVPSGFDLNNDGTVSGGDDALGFGAFPGQYGMLVLSKHPIVTDEVRTFQHFLWKDMPGALLPDDPATPAPADWYTAEELAVLPLSSKSHWDVPVRVGRETVHVLASHPTPPTFDGAEDRNGARNHDEIRFWSDYVTPRAGRYMYDDEGRRGGLSPSASFVIVGDQNADPLDGDSVDAAIDQLLHNRRIQDPRPSSQGAVEAARLQAGANTTHRADPRYDTADFADTAPGNLRADYVLPSRDLRVSGSGVFWPVQADPLSALTGVYPFPSSDHRLVWVDIALKRGKR comes from the coding sequence ATGCCCTTGCGCACCCAGACCCGCGGCCTCATCGCGGCAGCCGCGACCGTGGCGCTCGCCCTCGGCACCGCCGCCCCGGCCCTCGGCGCGTCGCCCGCGCCCACCGACCGTCAGGACGGCGGCCACGGCCACCACGGCGACCGCGACAGGTCGCTGCGGGTCGCGACCTACAACCTGTCGCTCAACCGCAACGAGCCCGGTCAGCTCGTCAGGGATCTCTCGACCGGCGCCGATCCGCAGGCGCGCACGGTCGCCGAGATCATCCAGCGCGCCCAGCCCGACGTCGTGCTCCTCAACGAGTTCGACTACGTCGAGGGCGGCGAGGCCGCCGACCTGTTCCGCGAGAACTACCTCGAGGTCGGTCAGAACGGCGCCCGCGCCGCCGAGTACCCCTACGCGTTCGTGGCGCCGTCGAACACCGGCGTCCCGAGCGGCTTCGACCTCAACAACGACGGCACGGTCTCGGGCGGCGACGACGCCCTGGGCTTCGGCGCCTTCCCCGGCCAGTACGGGATGCTCGTGCTGTCGAAGCACCCGATCGTGACGGACGAGGTCCGCACCTTCCAGCACTTCCTGTGGAAGGACATGCCCGGAGCGCTGCTGCCCGACGACCCGGCCACGCCCGCACCGGCCGACTGGTACACGGCCGAGGAGCTCGCCGTGCTGCCGCTGTCGAGCAAGTCGCACTGGGACGTGCCCGTGCGCGTCGGCCGCGAGACCGTGCACGTGCTCGCGTCGCACCCCACGCCGCCGACGTTCGACGGCGCGGAGGACCGCAACGGCGCCCGCAACCACGACGAGATCCGCTTCTGGTCCGACTACGTCACGCCGCGCGCCGGACGCTACATGTACGACGACGAGGGGCGTCGCGGCGGTCTCTCCCCCTCCGCGTCGTTCGTGATCGTGGGCGATCAGAACGCCGATCCGCTCGACGGCGACTCGGTCGACGCGGCGATTGACCAGCTGCTCCACAACCGCCGCATCCAGGACCCGCGCCCGTCGTCCCAGGGAGCGGTCGAGGCGGCGAGGCTGCAGGCCGGAGCGAACACGACGCACCGCGCCGACCCGCGCTACGACACGGCCGACTTCGCCGACACCGCGCCGGGCAACCTCCGCGCCGACTACGTCCTGCCCTCGCGCGACCTGCGTGTGTCCGGCTCGGGTGTGTTCTGGCCCGTGCAGGCCGATCCGCTGTCCGCGCTGACGGGCGTCTACCCCTTCCCGTCGAGCGACCACCGTCTCGTGTGGGTCGACATCGCGTTGAAGCGGGGCAAGCGCTGA